A single region of the Mugil cephalus isolate CIBA_MC_2020 chromosome 4, CIBA_Mcephalus_1.1, whole genome shotgun sequence genome encodes:
- the gxylt2 gene encoding glucoside xylosyltransferase 2, with protein MRIHCKVVAIAVCFGVFLLLYFLGGNAADDPLLKEVGEERHRQQKQKQQQQEEEEDSNSSQFPSELRRDAVAKFARKQSAGVGVRPEEPLRGRKEGRAMNRGVNAKSKPRSNVARSVVKRPRAQEEVMHLAVVACGNRLDETLTMVKSALLFSLKKIKFHIFAEDPLAPQFEERLNRWPRSVSAKFQYSVYPISFSVGNADEWKKLFKPCAAQRLFLPVILKDVDSLLYVDTDVLFLRPMDDIWSLLKSFNQTQLAAMAPEHEVPKIGWYSRFARHPFYGVTGVNSGVMLMNLTRIRSALFKNSLIPTGLSWEDLLHPLYQKYKNHITWGDQDLLNIIFHYNPECLLIFPCQWNYRPDHCMYGSNCKGAEEEGVSILHGNRGVYHDDKQPAFKVVYDAIRDFPFEDNMFQSLFYPIQTKFLDTVNTLCGRIPQVFLKQIEKTMRSAFQEKVVRHVRPLK; from the exons ATGCGCATCCACTGCAAAGTAGTTGCGATCGCCGTGTGCTTCGGAGTTTTCctacttttgtactttttggGGGGCAACGCCGCGGACGATCCGCTGTTGAAAGAAGTTGGAGAGGAGCGGCACaggcagcagaagcagaagcagcagcagcaggaggaggaggaggacagcaaCTCCTCGCAGTTTCCCTCCGAGCTCCGACGCGATGCTGTTGCAAAGTTTGCGAGGAAACAGTCCGCCGGAGTCGGCGTGCGTCCAGAAGAGCCCCTCAGGGGACGGAAAGAGGGGAGAGCGATGAATAGAGGGGTGAATGCAAAGAG CAAACCTCGAAGTAATGTGGCCCGATCTGTGGTGAAGCGCCCCCGAGCCCAGGAGGAGGTCATGCACTTGGCCGTGGTCGCCTGCGGGAACCGTCTGGACGAGACCCTCACCATGGTCAAATCGGCCCTCCTGTTCAGCCTGAAGAAGATCAAGTTTCACATTTTTGCCGAGGACCCTCTGGCCCCGCAGTTTGAAGAAAGG CTTAACCGGTGGCCCCGATCCGTCTCAGCCAAGTTCCAGTACAGCGTCTACCCCATCTCCTTCTCCGTGGGCAACGCAGACGAGTGGAAGAAGCTCTTCAAACCCTGCGCTGCTCAGAGACTCTTCCTCCCT GTGATCCTGAAGGACGTGGACTCGTTGCTGTACGTGGACACTGACGTGCTGTTTCTACGGCCCATGGATGATATCTGGAGCCTCCTCAAGTCCTTCAACCAGACCCAGCTGGCGGCGATGGCCCCGGAGCACGAGGTGCCCAAGATCGGCTGGTACAGCCGGTTTGCGCGCCACCCGTTCTACGGCGTCACGGGGGTCAACTCCGGGGTCATGCTGATGAACCTCACCAGGATCCGCAGTGCACTGTTTAAA AACAGTTTGATCCCCACTGGGTTGTCATGGGAGGATCTTCTCCATCCTCTCTATCAGAAGTACAAGAACCACATCACCTGGGGAGATCAGGACCTCCTCAACATTATCTTCCACTACAACCCGG aGTGTCTCCTGATCTTTCCCTGCCAGTGGAACTACAGACCTGACCACTGCATGTACGGGAGCAACTGCAAAGGGGCCGAGGAGGAGGGCGTGTCCATCCTCCACGGCAACCGCGGCGTGTATCATGACGACAAGCAGCCAGCGTTCAAAGTGGTCTACGACGCCATACGTGAC TTTCCCTTTGAGGACAACATGTTCCAGTCGCTCTTCTACCCCATCCAGACCAAGTTCCTGGACACAGTCAACACCCTGTGTGGTCGGATTCCTCAGGTCTTCCTCAAGCAGATAGAAAAGACAATGAGGAGCGCGTTTCAGGAAAAAGTTGTGCGACACGTCAGACCACTGAAATAA